The Variovorax sp. PMC12 genome segment CACGTGGCGCACCACCGCGAGGTTGTGCGAGATGAAGAGGTAAGTCAGGCCCTGCTCGCGCTGCAGGTCCTTCATGATGTTGAGCACCTGCGCCTGCACGCTCACGTCGAGCGCCGAGGTGGGCTCGTCGCACACCAGGAACTCGGGCTGCGTGGCGAGCGCGCGGGCAATGGAAATGCGCTGGCGCTGGCCGCCCGAGAACTGGTGCGGATACTTGCTCATGTCCAGCGGCGACAGGCCGACCGACTTCAGCAGTTCGCCCACGCGTTCGCGCAGTGCGGCCTTGTCGCTGATGATGCCGTGCTCGCGCAGCGGCTCGCCGATGATGTCCTCCACGATCCAGCGCGGGTTCAGGCTCGCGTAGGGGTCCTGGAAGATCATCTGGATGCGGCGGCGCAGCTTGCGGCCTTCGGGGGTCTTGAACGCGGCGTGCGCGTCCTGCCCGTCGAACTGCAGGCCGCCGCGCGTGGGCGCATACAGGCCCACCAGCAGGCGGGCCACCGTGCTCTTGCCGCAGCCCGACTCGCCCACCAGCGCCAGCGTCTTGCCGCGCTCTATGGAGAAGCTCACGCCGTCCACCGCATGCAGCAGCACGCGCGGCTTGCGTTCGAGCACGCGGTTGAGCCAGGGCGGCGAAACGTCGAAGGTGCGGGCCAGGTCGTGGGCCACCACCAGCGGTTCGCCTGCCGCGGCGGGTGCGGTTGCGTTGCCGCG includes the following:
- a CDS encoding ABC transporter ATP-binding protein, with amino-acid sequence MSAAVIEPRGNATAPAAAGEPLVVAHDLARTFDVSPPWLNRVLERKPRVLLHAVDGVSFSIERGKTLALVGESGCGKSTVARLLVGLYAPTRGGLQFDGQDAHAAFKTPEGRKLRRRIQMIFQDPYASLNPRWIVEDIIGEPLREHGIISDKAALRERVGELLKSVGLSPLDMSKYPHQFSGGQRQRISIARALATQPEFLVCDEPTSALDVSVQAQVLNIMKDLQREQGLTYLFISHNLAVVRHVADQVGVMYLGRLVEVADKQKLFAAPQHPYTRMLLDAIPQMKHTGRSRTPVQGEVPNPLNPPTGCAFHPRCPHANARCSAERPKLLGIKGVQVACHAVEEGRI